The following nucleotide sequence is from Microbacterium arborescens.
TGGCCCCGATGGTGGGAGCCTCCACGTTGCTGCGCTCCGCCGGGGGTCTCGGTCTGCTGATGTCCGGGGTGCCCGGAACCCGACCCGCCACGGTCACCGTCATCGGCGGTGGGGTGGCGGGGGCGAACGCCGCGTACATCGCCGCAGGGCTCGGCTCGGATGTCACGATCTTCGACACCAACATCCAGCGTCTTCGTTTCCTCGACGATCACTTCCAGGGTCGTGTCAAGACCGCCGCCTCCAACCCGCTCGATCTCGAACGGTCGGTCGTGGCTTCCGATCTCGTGATCGGCTCGGTACTGATCCCCGGTGCGAAGGCGCCCAAGCTCGTGCGCAACGAGACCGTCGCACGCATGCGGCCGGGCTCGGTGCTGGTCGACATCGCCGTCGACCAGGGCGGCTGCTTCGAGGACACCCGGCCGACGACGCACGCAGACCCCACCTTCCGCGTGCACGACACGGTGTTCTACTGCGTGGCCAACATGCCCGGCGCCGTGCCCAACACCTCGACCTCGGCGCTGACGAACGCCACGCTCCCCTACGTTCGGCAGATCGCCCGCCACGGCTGGCGGCAGGCGCTGCGAGCCGACGGCGCGCTCGCGGCCGGACTCAACACCACCGCTGGACGGGTCGTCAACGCCGGCGTGGCAGCGGCTCACGGCATCACGGCGGACTCGTCGGCCGACGCGCTGAGCTGAGCGGCAGCACTGAGCGGCAGCACGACCCGTCGGACGCGATCGGTCCGCGTATCGATCACCCACCCACGTCGGCGACCGGGAGCAGCGTACGGCGGCAGCTCCCGGTTGCCGGTGACGAGGCGGAAGTCGCCTGCGCTCGCGGCGTCGACGACGAGCTGACAGCGTCCCTGCGCGCCGGCCGCGGCCGCGCGCCAACGGCCCATCCATGCCTCCGGAGTGCCCCACACCACTCTGCCTGGCCGCAGGGAGGTCGTCTGGTCGACGGTCGCGACCTCGAACCCCTGCCCGCGCCAGTGATCGAGCAGGGCATGCGTGGCGCCCGTCGAGGGTGCGACGAACGCCGTGGCGCAACGCGGCTCGAAAACACCGGGTCCCCCAGCGTCATGGCGGAGCGGGCGGGATTCGCCGGGATCCGCGAACTGGACGAGAGCCCCGCTCCACCTCCCCCGCCCCGCGGGTGCCGAGGGGTCGTGGTGCGACGCGTCGCCGCCGAAGGCGCCGTGCTCCGAGCGCGACACCGCGGTGAGTACGGCACGATCGGGCAGGTGGTCGACGATCCTGCCGACGGCCCCGGTGACGCGCTGTGCCGCGCACACGAACTGGATACCGCGAGAACGCGCATCACGTGCGACACGTTCCAGCATCGTGGCAGCGGCAGCGCTGTAATCGTCGGGCAGTGAGCCGAGCAGGCGGTCGAGGTCGTCGACGACGATGACCCACCCTTCCGGAACATCGTCGAGAACGGCGATGACGTCCCACGCGCTCTCGAGGTCGGCCGGCACCCAGCACACCTGCCCGGGTGACACCTGCGCGGCGATGGTCCGCAGCAGCGTCGTCCGCCCCGAGCCCGCGCGGCCGAGGACGGCGGCCCCCGGCGCACGCCGATCGAGCACCACGGCGCGCCGGCGCTGCTCGGCGGGCTCGTCTGCCAGGCCGAGGACCACCGCATCCTCCTGCCTCAGCCCGGCGAGCTCGATACGGTCGGGCAGCGGCGGCAGCCAGGGGCGACGGGCGGGGTGCGCTCCGGCCGCCGCACGGGCGATGTCCTCGATCGCCGCCCGCGGGCACCGACTCACGCGGACCAGGAGCGGTTGCGCGTCGGCCGGCCGCCTCACCAGAGCTGCCCCACGGTCATCGCGTCCGCCGGGCAACGCGGCGGCCTCGGCCGAGCCGAGCACCGCGCGGGATTCGGCGACATCCGACACGCGCAGCGCGATCCGCAGCGGCGCATTGGCGAGCACCGCTTCGCGGAACCCCGCCGCGCGCTGCGTCGCCAGCACGAGGTGCATCCCGAGCGCACGCCCCCGGGCGGCGATATCGGCGAACACGTCGTGCATCGCCGGATGGGCCGCCGTCAGCGCGGCGTACTCGTCGACGACGACCACCAGCCGCGGCAGCGCGTCGTCCGTCTCGGCGATGTCGCGTGCCCCGAGCTCGGCGAGAACCCGCTCGCGATGCCGGACCTCGGCGCGGAGGCTCTCGATCGCGCGCACCGCGTTGCGTTCGTCGAGGTCGGTCACGACACCGGCCACATGCGGCAGACACGAGAGAGCGTCGAACGCACGGCCGCCCTTGAAGTCGATGAGGAGGAAGTTCACCTGTGCCGGTGGAAGGCGTCGCGCCAGCGCCGCGATCCAGGTCACGAGCAGCTCGCTCTTCCCACTGCCGGTGACCCCCACCACGACCGCATGCGGCCCGTCCTCGACGAGGTCGATCTCGACCGGCTCGCCACGGCCCGCGCCGAGGACGGCGGTGAGTCCCGCACCGCGCGGCGTCGGCAGCTCATCGAAGGTCAGACTCGCCATGTGATCCGCAGCCACCGCCGCAGCGCGCTCCCGAAGCAGCGCGACGGTCGCCGCCGCCTGCTCGCGCCCGATCGATTCGGGGCGGATGGTCGCGGACGAGCCACCGTACCCGAGCACTGCGTCGTCGACGCCGGTCACCCGCACGACGGCCCCGCACCGGGGCGGCGGAGCAGCGGAATCGGCGCACACGATCACGATGTCGGCGTCGGGAGGCGGAGCACCCGTCCCCCACCAGAGCCGCAATCCCCCGGGCGTCGAGGTGTGCGGGAGGTCACGGGCCCAGTCCTCCGGCGCGGCGACGACCGAGACCTCGCCGGGCGCGTGGACGAGGCAGATCTGCAGCACCAGAGCGCGCGCGATCGATGCCGCGGGAGCGACGGACCCGACGACGGCGACTCCAGCCTCGAGCGGCACGGTGACCGGGGCCTGCCGAACCGTCGCGGCGGCCCGTCGGAAGGCCGGCGGCGCGTCACCCTCGACACCCGTGTGCGACGGCGCATCACCCGATCCCACGACCAGCACCTCGCGCCCCGGCCTCGGCCGCCAGAGGTCATCCGGCGCGACCAGAAGGCCGGCGAGACCGGGCGTCGCACGCCACCGATCCGCTCGCTCGAGCGCATGCCGTTCGTCGAGCTCCGCGTGCGCCGCTCGGAGGTCCGCCTCGGCGCGAGCCGCGGACCGGCGCCTCTCTCGACGGGCCACCCGCGCCCCGTCGAGGAGCGTCGCGACCGCGACGAGGGGCCCCAACGCGGCGAACCAGAGCACGGTAGGCGACCCGGTGATCTGCCAGAGGATGACGGCACCCGCAGCCGGAACGACGAGCGCCCACACGGGGAACGGAGGCCGCTGCGGATCAGGCCGCAGTGAAGGGAACCGGATGGGGGCGTCGAGCGAGACCGTCGGATGCACGTATGCGAGTCAAGCGACACCCGCACCCTGCGCGCGGCTGATCACCACGAATGCGGGAAGGCCGGACTCAGCCCGCGCTCGGGGAGGAGCCGTCGGAGGAGTCGTCGGACGAATCGTCCGAGGCGCCCACGACGTGCGCGTCGAGCACGATGATCGTCACGTTGTCGCGACCGCCGTTCTCGAGGGCGGCGGTCATCATGGCGGACACCGCCGCAGCGGGGTCGTCGTTCTCGAGCAGGAAATGCAGGATGCCGTAGTCGGTGAGCTCTTTCGTGAGCCCGTCGCTGCAGATGACGAAACGATCGCCGTCCACGACGTCGAGGCGCACATAGTCGGGCGTCACACCGTCGCTCGGCCCGACCGCACGGGTGATGACGTTGCCGTACGGGTGCTGCTCCGCCTCTTCGGGGCTGAGGCGTCCGGCCGCGACGAGTTCCTGAACCACCGAGTGGTCGGTCGTGACCTGGGCGATGGCCTGGTCGCGCAGCAGATAAACCCTGGAATCGCCGATGTTGAGCGTCGTCCACTGCGGTTCGCCGTCGACGATGTCGAGGTAGACGCCCGTGACGGTCGTGCCGGTTCCATCGTCGGTCGTCTCGGGGTGATCGGCGATGTCGCCGACCGCGCGTTCGAGCGCCTCTTCGATGTCTTCGGGGGTGACCACACCGCGGTCGGCGACGCCGCGCAGGCGTTCGACGGCGCTCGCACTGGCGATCTCACCGCCGATATGCCCACCCATGCCGTCGGCGACGATGAACAGCGGATACTGCGCGAGAACGGCATCCTGGTTGCTGTCGCGACGACGTCCGGTGTCGGTCGCGGCGGCCCACCGGAGTTCGATCGCACCGGACGGGACGTCCACGATCCGGGATTGGGTCGTGGGGTCGGGCACGCTGTCACTCTTCTTTCGTCGACGGATGGGCGTGTCACACTCTAGTGGACGCACCCGTGGAGCGGGATTTGGTCAGCCGGCGGCGGGATCCGACGGCAGCGGGAAGAGCGCGTCGATGGTGGCCAGCTCATCGACGCTGGGATGCCACGCCGAGGCCGCCGCAGCGTTCGAGCGTACCTGCTCGGCCGAGGTCGCCCCGGCGATCACGCTGCTCAGCGCCGGCTGCGCCAGAAGCCAGCCGAACGTCGCCTGCACCATCGTGATACCCCGTTCGTCGCACAACGACCGGTAGGCGTCGATCGCATCCCACGGTGCGTTCTCCCACAGGTGACGCCGCTCCCGCGCGACCCGTGAGTCGGCCGGGATGTGGTCGCGCGTGAACTTTCCGGTCAGCAGACCGTTGTGCAGCGGGAAGTACGGCAGAAAGCCGCGCCCGAAGTGCCGAACGGCCGGGAGCACTTCGCGCTCGGCGGCGCGGGCGAGCAGGCTGTAGTGGTTCTGGGCCGAGATGAAGGGCACATCTCCGCGGGCGCGCGCGACGGCCTCGGCCTCGGCGACCTGCCACCCCGCGAAATTGGAGTGCCCGATGTAGCGGACCTTGCCCTCGCGGACGAGCTCCGACAGCGCATCGAGCGTCTCTTCGATCGGCGTCTCGGGGTCGGGGGTGTGCAACTGATAGAGGTCGATCCAGTCCGTCTGGAGGCGTTCGAGCGACGCCTCCACCGCACGGCGGACGTACACGCGCGATCCCTTGGCGCCAGGCAGCCCCAGGTCGACGGCGCTGTGGCCGAACTTCGTCGCCACGACGACGCGGTCCCGACGCCCCCGCAGGGCCTCGCCCATCAGCGTCTCGGAGAGACCGGGCTCGCCGCCGTAGATGTCGGCGGTGTCGAAGAAGGTGATGCCGGCGTCGAGGGCCGCGTCGAGCACCTCGACTGTTCCGTCCAACGTCTGCGTGGGCGTCCCGCGTCGACCGAAGTTGTTGCATCCCAGCCCGACGGCCGAGACGAGGAGGCCGGAGGATCCGAGTCGGCGGGTCTGCACTGCGTCGTCCATCCCTCCACGCTAGACCCCCCGTGCGCGATCTCGGCGCGCGAGACGACGAGGAGCCCCCGTCTTTCGACGAGGGCTCCTCGGGTGCTCACTGCCGCGGCGCGTCCGGAGCGGGGGGCTCGGTCGTCGGCGGCGTGACCGGCGGCTGCGCGGCCGGGGGCGGGTAGGCACCTGCCGGGGGCGCCGGCGGCGCTGCGGGAGGCGGGTAGGAACCGGCCGGCGGGGCGCTGGACGCAGCGGGAGGAGCGTAACCGGCTCCTGCGGCTCCGTAGGCGCCCGCAGCGGGCGCGGCTCCCCCGTCGGGCTGCACGGGGATGCCCTGCCAGACCGTCGTGTCGCGCAGGAACGAGGTACGCCACGGCGACGGCTGGATGTTCGGGTTCCAGGGCGAGCTCGAGAAGGCTGCGATGCCCAGCCAGATCAGCGAGCCGAGGCCGGGGATGATGTAGAGCAGGACGAGCGGCCAGTCCTTGCCGAGCTTCTGCCCGACGCGGACGCTCGCGAGAGCCAGGGCGACGAGGGCGAGGTATCCGAAGATGAAGCCGATGGCCGGGATGTTGCTCAGCACGCCTGTCGCGATGATCGCGCCCAGCATGACCCAGGGCGAGAGGTCGCCGAGCTTCGCGAAGACCATCTCGCGGTAGAACGGCACCCAAGCGCGCCATTTGCCCTGCACGCCGGCCTTTTCGAAGATCTTCATGTAGAAGAACGAGCTGATGATGTAGCCCGCGAGCAGAAGGATCAGGAAGATGGGAAGGAGCAGCAGGACGAGCGCGAAGAGAGCCCCCGCCCCCGCACCGTCGTCGTAGTAACCCGGCATGAACGACCTCCTCAGTCGTGACCTGGACGACGCGCTCGCGTCATCGGTCGCCGCTCATGCTAGCGAAACACGCGCCCCCGCGTGGTCTTTGACGGGGGCACGATGCCGATCAGACGACGAGTTCGAGCTCGGCGGATCCTGCCGCCTCTCGCAGCGCCCATCCGTTCACGTCTGCCCAGGCGATGAGATCGGCCGGTGACCCCACCACAGCGGAGGACAACGCGAGAGCGCGAGTGAACTCGCCCTTGGCGTGCTTGTTGAAATGGTTCAGGGCGCGCACAGTACCGTCGGCACCCGCCGAGACGACGCGAACGAAGGCCGACGGCACCTCCGCGGGCACGGGAGCGAGCGCGACGTAGGCGTCCGAGCGCAGATCGAGCACGAACGACGCGTTCAGCTCGCCCAGGGCCGCGGAGCCGGCCGCAGCCCAGTGACGGCGGAGCGGCGGGATGCCGGGAAGCGCTGTTCCGGCCGCGAGACGATAGGCCGGAATCGGGTCGAGCGCGGCGACCGGCCCGAACGGCGGCGACTGAATGAGCACATGCTCGCCGAGCCAGGCGCGCGCCGCGGGGCCGAGGCTCGCCGAGTCCAGGGCGTCGAACAGCACGCCGGTGTAGCGGTCGACCGCAGGCATCGTCGGAGCGGTCTTCAGCCCGGCGTTCACGGCGATCTCGCCCAGCTGGCGGGCACCGAGCTTCAGCACCCGCGCCGCGGCATCCGGATCGCGCGACAGCTCGACCAGCGCGTCGACGGCTGCGCGCCGCTGGGGTGCGAGCTGCGGAAGCGCGAGCTCGTCCATGACGAGCGGCCCGCCTGTGCCGCCGGCACGCTTGGTCTCGGAGGGCGGTAGCAGCACCAGCATCCGGAGTCTCCCTTCACACGCGAGAGACCGCACCCCGGAGGGTGCGGTCTCTCGTAGACGCGGTACAGGTCAGGCCAGAGCGGCGTTCCCGGCCACGATGGTGAGCTCGTCGCCCTCCATCGACAGGAAGCCGTCCTGCGCGTTGGCGACGATCTTCTCGCCGCCAGGCTGCGTGATGCGCACCTGGCCCTCGGCGAGGATCGCGAGCACCGGCTCGTGACCCGCCATGAAGCCGATCTCGCCCTCGACGGTCTTGGCCACGACGAGGGATGCCTCACCCGACCAGACCTCCGCCTCGGCGGAGACGAGCGTGACCGTCAGAGCCATGTCAGCTGTTCTCCTTCTGGATCTTCGCCCACTTCTCTTCGACGTCGCCGATACCGCCGACGTTGAAGAAGGCCTGCTCGGCCACGTGGTCGAAGTCACCCTTGACGATCGCGTCGAACGACTCGATCGTCTCCTTGATCGGGACCGTGGAGCCCTCGACACCGGTGAACTTCTTCGCCATGTAGGTGTTCTGCGAGAGGAACTGCTGGATGCGGCGCGCGCGCGACACGACGATCTTGTCCTCTTCGGAGAGCTCGTCGACACCGAGAATCGCGATGATCTCCTGCAGTTCCTTATTCTTCTGGAGGATCTGCTTCACGGCGGTCGCGACGCGGTAGTGGTCCTCGCCGATGTAGCGCGGGTCGAGGATGCGGCTCGTCGAGCTCAGCGGGTCGACGGCCGGGTAGAGACCCTTCGACGCGATCTCGCGCGAGAGCTCGGTCGTCGCGTCGAGGTGCGCGAAGGTCGTCGCCGGAGCCGGGTCGGTGTAGTCGTCGGCGGGGACGTAGATCGCCTGAAGCGAGGTGATCGAGTGGCCACGGGTCGAGGTGATGCGCTCCTGGAGCACACCCATCTCATCGGCCAGGTTGGGCTGGTAGCCCACCGCGGACGGCATACGGCCGAGCAGCGTCGAGACCTCGGAGCCGGCCTGCGTGAAGCGGAAGATGTTGTCGATGAACAACAGCACGTCCTGCTTCTGCACGTCGCGGAAGTACTCGGCCATGGTCAGGGCCGACAGGGCGACGCGCAGACGCGTTCCCGGCGGCTCGTCCATCTGGCCGAAGACGAGGGCGGTCTTGTCGAAGACGCCCGCCTCCTCCATCTCGTGGATGAGGTCGTTGCCCTCACGGGTGCGCTCACCGACACCGGCGAACACCGACACACCGCCGTGGTCCTGCGCGACGCGCTGGATCATCTCCTGGATGAGGACGGTCTTGCCGACGCCGGCACCACCGAAGAGGCCGATCTTTCCACCCTGGACGTAGGGGGTGAGCAGGTCGATGACCTTGATGCCGGTCTCGAACATCTGGGTCTTCGACTCGAGCTGGTCGAAGCTCGGGGCCTGACGGTGGATGCCCCAGCGCTCGGTGACCTCGATGGTCTCGCCCTCGGCGGCGTTGAGAACGTCGCCCGTGACGTTGAAGACCTTGCCCTTGGTGACGTCGCCCACGGGCACCGTGATGGGGCCGCCGGTGTCGCGCACTTCCTGGCCGCGGACCATGCCGTCGGTCGGCTTCAGCGAGATCGCGCGGACGAGGTCGTCGCCGAGGTGCTGAGCGACCTCGAGGGTGATCTCGGTCGACTCGCCATCGATCGTGATGGTGGTCTTGAGCGCGTTGTAGATGTCGGGGATCGAGTCGTGCGGGAACTCGATGTCGACGACGGGGCCGGTGACGCGCGCAACGCGGCCGACGACCGACGTGGCTTCGGCAGTGACGGTGGTCATGTCTGTCTCTTTCGGTTGGTCTTACTTGCCCGACGCCAGAGCGTCGGCGCCGCCGACGATCTCGGCGATCTGCTGAGTGATCTCGGCCTGGCGAGCGTTGTTGCGCAGGCGGGTGTAATCGGTGATGAGCTTGTCGGCGTTGTCGCTCGCCGACTTCATCGCCTTCTGCGTCGCGGCGTGCTTCGCGGCGGACGACTGGAGCAGCGCGTTGAACACGCGGCTCTGGACGTAGACCGGAAGCAGCGCATCGAGCACCGTCTCGGGATCGGGCTCGAACTCGTACAGCGGGTAGACCGGAGCCTGGTCCGCTGTCGCAGCGTCGGCCTCGACGACCTCGAGCGGCAGCAGACGCACTGCTTCAGGCGTCTGCGTCATCATGCTGACGAAGCGGTTGTACACGAGGTGGATCTCGTCGACTCCGCCGTCTTCGCCGCCCTGAGCGTAGGCGTCGAGGAGGGCCCCGGCGACCTGCTCAGCGGTGCTGAAGTGCGGTGTGTCGGTGTCGCCCGTCCACTCGCCCGCAGCCCGCATCCGACGGAACTGGAAGTACCCGACGGCCTTGCGGCCGATGAGGTAGTAGTCCACTTCCTTGCCCTGCGACCGCAGCAGCTCGGCCAGCTCGAGACCCTCGCGGAGGATCTGCGAGTTGAACGCGCCGGCGAGGCCGCGGTCGGAGGCGAAGATGACGACCGCCGAGCGACGGATGGTCTCGCGCTCGGTCGTCAGCGGGTGCTCGACGTCGGAGTGGGTCGCCACCGCGGAGACGGCACGCGTCACGGCCCGCGCGAAGGGAGAGGATGCGCGGACGCGCCCCATCGCCTTCTGAATGCGCGAAGCCGCGATGAGCTCCATCGCCTTCGTGATCTTCTTGGTCGTCTGAGCAGAACTGATCTTCTGCTTGTAGACCCGGAGTTGTGCGCCCATAGTGTGTCGTCCTCCGCGTCAGCCGCGGCGGCCCTTGACGATCTGCTCCTGGTTCACGTCATCGGCCTCGGCGGCAGCGGTCTCCTCGTGGCCCGGCTTGTTGATGGCCTGGCCCTTTCCGCCCTGGAACTCGAGCACGAACTCGTCGACGACCTTCTCGAGCTCGGCGACGGTGTCGTCGCCCAGCACGTTGGTCTCGCGCAGCGTGTCGAGGATCGACGTGTTGCGCTTGAGGTAGTCGAGCAGCTCGCGCTCGAAGGTGAGGACGTCCTCGACCTCGATCGTGTCGAGCTTGCCGTTGGTCCCCGCCCAGATCGAGACGACCTGCTCCTCGACCGGGTACGGCGAGTACTGCGGCTGCTTGAGCAGCTCGGTCAGACGCGCACCACGCGCCAGCTGACGGCGCGACGCGGCGTCGAGGTCGGACGCGAACATCGCGAACGCCTCGAGCGAGCGGTACTGCGCGAGCTCGAGCTTCAGCGTTCCCGAGACCTTCTTGATCGACTTCACCTGAGCGTCACCACCGACACGCGACACCGAGATACCCACGTCGACCGCGGGACGCTGGTTGGCGTTGAACAGGTCAGACTGCAGGAAGATCTGGCCGTCGGTGATCGAGATCACGTTGGTCGGGATGTAGGCCGAGACGTCGTTGGCCTTGGTCTCGATGATCGGCAGACCCGTCATCGAGCCCGCGCCCAGCTCGTCGGAGAGCTTCGCGCAACGCTCGAGCAGGCGCGAGTGCAGGTAGAAGACGTCACCGGGGTATGCCTCGCGGCCCGGCGGACGACGCAGCAGCAGCGACACGGCACGGTAGGCCTCGGCCTGCTTCGACAGGTCGTCGAAGATGATCAGGACGTGCTTGCCCTCGTACATCCAGTGCTGGCCGATGGCCGAGCCCGTGTAGGGGGCGAGGTACTTGAAGCCGGCGGGGTCGGATGCCGGAGCCGCGACGATCGTCGTGTACTCCATGGCACCGGCGTCCTCGAGCGCGCCCTTCACCGAAGCGATGGTCGAGCCCTTCTGGCCGATGGCGACGTAGATGCAGCGAACCTGCTTGTTGACGTCGCCCGACTCCCAGTTGGCCTTCTGGTTGATGATCGTGTCGATCGCGATGGCCGTCTTACCGGTCTGGCGGTCGCCGATGATCAGCTGACGCTGACCGCGGCCGACGGGGATCATGGCGTCGATGGCCTTGATACCGGTCTGCATCGGCTCGTGGACCGACTTGCGCTGCATGACGCCGGGCGCCTGCAGCTCGAGGGCGCGTCGGCCGGTCGTGGCGATCTCGCCGAGGCCGTCGATCGGGTTGCCGAGCGGGTCGACGACGCGGCCGAGGTAACCCTCGCCGACACCGACCGAGAGCACCTCGCCGGTTCGCGTGACCTTCTGGCCCGCCTGGATCCCGGCGAAGTCGCCGAGGACGACGACACCGATCTCGTGCTCGTCGAGGTTCTGCGCGAGGCCCTCGATGCCGTTCTCGAAACGGACGAGCTCGTTCGCCATGACGCCGGGCAGACCCTCGACGTGGGCGATGCCGTCGGCCGCGTCGACGACGGTGCCGACCTCGGTCGCGGCGGCCCCGGTGGGCTCGTACGCGGCGACGAAGTCTTTCAGCGCGTCACGGATGACATCCGGGCTGATGGACAGTTCTGCCATGGTGTTCC
It contains:
- the ald gene encoding alanine dehydrogenase translates to MRISVPSEVKNNEYRVALTPAGVHDLVVNGHDVFVQRGAGEGSSLPDAEYADAGAVLLDDADEVWARAELLLKVKEPIASEYHRFRDDLVLFTYLHLAADRPLTDRLIESGMTAIAYETVQLPGGSLPLLAPMSEVAGRLAPMVGASTLLRSAGGLGLLMSGVPGTRPATVTVIGGGVAGANAAYIAAGLGSDVTIFDTNIQRLRFLDDHFQGRVKTAASNPLDLERSVVASDLVIGSVLIPGAKAPKLVRNETVARMRPGSVLVDIAVDQGGCFEDTRPTTHADPTFRVHDTVFYCVANMPGAVPNTSTSALTNATLPYVRQIARHGWRQALRADGALAAGLNTTAGRVVNAGVAAAHGITADSSADALS
- a CDS encoding FtsK/SpoIIIE domain-containing protein, whose translation is MHPTVSLDAPIRFPSLRPDPQRPPFPVWALVVPAAGAVILWQITGSPTVLWFAALGPLVAVATLLDGARVARRERRRSAARAEADLRAAHAELDERHALERADRWRATPGLAGLLVAPDDLWRPRPGREVLVVGSGDAPSHTGVEGDAPPAFRRAAATVRQAPVTVPLEAGVAVVGSVAPAASIARALVLQICLVHAPGEVSVVAAPEDWARDLPHTSTPGGLRLWWGTGAPPPDADIVIVCADSAAPPPRCGAVVRVTGVDDAVLGYGGSSATIRPESIGREQAAATVALLRERAAAVAADHMASLTFDELPTPRGAGLTAVLGAGRGEPVEIDLVEDGPHAVVVGVTGSGKSELLVTWIAALARRLPPAQVNFLLIDFKGGRAFDALSCLPHVAGVVTDLDERNAVRAIESLRAEVRHRERVLAELGARDIAETDDALPRLVVVVDEYAALTAAHPAMHDVFADIAARGRALGMHLVLATQRAAGFREAVLANAPLRIALRVSDVAESRAVLGSAEAAALPGGRDDRGAALVRRPADAQPLLVRVSRCPRAAIEDIARAAAGAHPARRPWLPPLPDRIELAGLRQEDAVVLGLADEPAEQRRRAVVLDRRAPGAAVLGRAGSGRTTLLRTIAAQVSPGQVCWVPADLESAWDVIAVLDDVPEGWVIVVDDLDRLLGSLPDDYSAAAATMLERVARDARSRGIQFVCAAQRVTGAVGRIVDHLPDRAVLTAVSRSEHGAFGGDASHHDPSAPAGRGRWSGALVQFADPGESRPLRHDAGGPGVFEPRCATAFVAPSTGATHALLDHWRGQGFEVATVDQTTSLRPGRVVWGTPEAWMGRWRAAAAGAQGRCQLVVDAASAGDFRLVTGNRELPPYAAPGRRRGWVIDTRTDRVRRVVLPLSAAAQLSASADESAVMP
- a CDS encoding PP2C family protein-serine/threonine phosphatase — translated: MPDPTTQSRIVDVPSGAIELRWAAATDTGRRRDSNQDAVLAQYPLFIVADGMGGHIGGEIASASAVERLRGVADRGVVTPEDIEEALERAVGDIADHPETTDDGTGTTVTGVYLDIVDGEPQWTTLNIGDSRVYLLRDQAIAQVTTDHSVVQELVAAGRLSPEEAEQHPYGNVITRAVGPSDGVTPDYVRLDVVDGDRFVICSDGLTKELTDYGILHFLLENDDPAAAVSAMMTAALENGGRDNVTIIVLDAHVVGASDDSSDDSSDGSSPSAG
- a CDS encoding aldo/keto reductase, encoding MDDAVQTRRLGSSGLLVSAVGLGCNNFGRRGTPTQTLDGTVEVLDAALDAGITFFDTADIYGGEPGLSETLMGEALRGRRDRVVVATKFGHSAVDLGLPGAKGSRVYVRRAVEASLERLQTDWIDLYQLHTPDPETPIEETLDALSELVREGKVRYIGHSNFAGWQVAEAEAVARARGDVPFISAQNHYSLLARAAEREVLPAVRHFGRGFLPYFPLHNGLLTGKFTRDHIPADSRVARERRHLWENAPWDAIDAYRSLCDERGITMVQATFGWLLAQPALSSVIAGATSAEQVRSNAAAASAWHPSVDELATIDALFPLPSDPAAG
- a CDS encoding large exoprotein gives rise to the protein MPGYYDDGAGAGALFALVLLLLPIFLILLLAGYIISSFFYMKIFEKAGVQGKWRAWVPFYREMVFAKLGDLSPWVMLGAIIATGVLSNIPAIGFIFGYLALVALALASVRVGQKLGKDWPLVLLYIIPGLGSLIWLGIAAFSSSPWNPNIQPSPWRTSFLRDTTVWQGIPVQPDGGAAPAAGAYGAAGAGYAPPAASSAPPAGSYPPPAAPPAPPAGAYPPPAAQPPVTPPTTEPPAPDAPRQ
- a CDS encoding YaaA family protein; translated protein: MLVLLPPSETKRAGGTGGPLVMDELALPQLAPQRRAAVDALVELSRDPDAAARVLKLGARQLGEIAVNAGLKTAPTMPAVDRYTGVLFDALDSASLGPAARAWLGEHVLIQSPPFGPVAALDPIPAYRLAAGTALPGIPPLRRHWAAAGSAALGELNASFVLDLRSDAYVALAPVPAEVPSAFVRVVSAGADGTVRALNHFNKHAKGEFTRALALSSAVVGSPADLIAWADVNGWALREAAGSAELELVV
- a CDS encoding F0F1 ATP synthase subunit epsilon, which translates into the protein MALTVTLVSAEAEVWSGEASLVVAKTVEGEIGFMAGHEPVLAILAEGQVRITQPGGEKIVANAQDGFLSMEGDELTIVAGNAALA
- the atpD gene encoding F0F1 ATP synthase subunit beta — its product is MTTVTAEATSVVGRVARVTGPVVDIEFPHDSIPDIYNALKTTITIDGESTEITLEVAQHLGDDLVRAISLKPTDGMVRGQEVRDTGGPITVPVGDVTKGKVFNVTGDVLNAAEGETIEVTERWGIHRQAPSFDQLESKTQMFETGIKVIDLLTPYVQGGKIGLFGGAGVGKTVLIQEMIQRVAQDHGGVSVFAGVGERTREGNDLIHEMEEAGVFDKTALVFGQMDEPPGTRLRVALSALTMAEYFRDVQKQDVLLFIDNIFRFTQAGSEVSTLLGRMPSAVGYQPNLADEMGVLQERITSTRGHSITSLQAIYVPADDYTDPAPATTFAHLDATTELSREIASKGLYPAVDPLSSTSRILDPRYIGEDHYRVATAVKQILQKNKELQEIIAILGVDELSEEDKIVVSRARRIQQFLSQNTYMAKKFTGVEGSTVPIKETIESFDAIVKGDFDHVAEQAFFNVGGIGDVEEKWAKIQKENS
- a CDS encoding F0F1 ATP synthase subunit gamma, yielding MGAQLRVYKQKISSAQTTKKITKAMELIAASRIQKAMGRVRASSPFARAVTRAVSAVATHSDVEHPLTTERETIRRSAVVIFASDRGLAGAFNSQILREGLELAELLRSQGKEVDYYLIGRKAVGYFQFRRMRAAGEWTGDTDTPHFSTAEQVAGALLDAYAQGGEDGGVDEIHLVYNRFVSMMTQTPEAVRLLPLEVVEADAATADQAPVYPLYEFEPDPETVLDALLPVYVQSRVFNALLQSSAAKHAATQKAMKSASDNADKLITDYTRLRNNARQAEITQQIAEIVGGADALASGK
- the atpA gene encoding F0F1 ATP synthase subunit alpha, coding for MAELSISPDVIRDALKDFVAAYEPTGAAATEVGTVVDAADGIAHVEGLPGVMANELVRFENGIEGLAQNLDEHEIGVVVLGDFAGIQAGQKVTRTGEVLSVGVGEGYLGRVVDPLGNPIDGLGEIATTGRRALELQAPGVMQRKSVHEPMQTGIKAIDAMIPVGRGQRQLIIGDRQTGKTAIAIDTIINQKANWESGDVNKQVRCIYVAIGQKGSTIASVKGALEDAGAMEYTTIVAAPASDPAGFKYLAPYTGSAIGQHWMYEGKHVLIIFDDLSKQAEAYRAVSLLLRRPPGREAYPGDVFYLHSRLLERCAKLSDELGAGSMTGLPIIETKANDVSAYIPTNVISITDGQIFLQSDLFNANQRPAVDVGISVSRVGGDAQVKSIKKVSGTLKLELAQYRSLEAFAMFASDLDAASRRQLARGARLTELLKQPQYSPYPVEEQVVSIWAGTNGKLDTIEVEDVLTFERELLDYLKRNTSILDTLRETNVLGDDTVAELEKVVDEFVLEFQGGKGQAINKPGHEETAAAEADDVNQEQIVKGRRG